One stretch of Anas acuta chromosome W, bAnaAcu1.1, whole genome shotgun sequence DNA includes these proteins:
- the LOC137846873 gene encoding olfactory receptor 14C36-like, protein MPNVSFVSELLLMPFADTRELQLLHFVLFLDIYLAALLGNGLILTAIACHHHLHTPMYFFLLNLALLDLGCISTTLPKAMGNALWDTRAISYQGCAAQVFFFVFLVGAEYSLLTIMAYDRYVAICKPLHYGSLLGSRACAQMAAAAWGSGFLNAALHTSNTFSLPLCHGNALDQFFCEIPQILKLSCSDAYLREVGALVFSFSLGFGCFVFIMLSYVQIFRAVLRMPSSQGRHKAFSTCLPHLAVVSLMVSTGMFAYLKPPSISSPPLDLVVTLLYSVVPPVVNPLMYSTRNQEVKDAVRKLFPYMLLKHP, encoded by the coding sequence ATGCCCAACGTCAGCTTCGTGAGTGAGCTCCTCCTGATgccattcgcagacacacgcgagctgcagctcctgcacttcgtgCTCTTCCTGgacatctacctggctgccctcctgggcaacggcctcatcctcactgccatagcctgccaccaccacctccacacccccatgtatttcttcctactcaacctcgccctcctggacctgggctgcatctccaccactctgcccaaagccatgggcaatgccctctgggacaccagggccatctcctatcaaggatgtgctgcacaggtcttcttttttgtcttcttggttggagcagagtattcccttctcaccatcatggcctatgaccgctatgttgccatctgcaaacccctgcactacgggagcctcctgggcagcagagcttgtgcccagatggcagcagctgcctggggcagtggctttctcaatgctgccCTGCACACgtccaacacattttccctgcccctctgccatggcAATGCtttggaccagttcttctgtgaaatcccccagatcctcaagctttCCTGTTCAGATGCCTATCTCAGGGAAGTCGGGGCACTTGTGTTTAGCTTTTCTTTGggctttggttgttttgttttcatcatgtTATCCTACGTGCAGAtcttcagagctgtgctgaggatgccctcctCTCAGGgcaggcacaaagccttttccacgtgcctccctcacctggctgtggtttCCCTGATGGTCAGCACTggcatgtttgcctacctgaagcctccctccatctcctcaccacccctggacctggtggtcaCACTTCTCTACTCAGTGGTACCTCCAGTAGTGAACCCCCTCATGTACAGCACGAGGAACCAGGAGGTCAAGGATGCAGTGAGGAAACTGTTTCCATACATGCTTCTTAAGCATCCATGA